The Fusarium fujikuroi IMI 58289 draft genome, chromosome FFUJ_chr01 sequence GCTTCTTGCGCATCACAAAGCGTTGGCCATCTGAAGCAGTAATCTGGTATGTAGGATTGGATTGGCCGAAACCAAACTGTGTAGCATCAGCAGCCATCACGTTGAGAAGAGTCCAAGCAGAGAACTCACCTGTTTGAGATCAATCGGTGTCTTGATGGTCGGGACATGCTCAGAAATGTATTTCTCAAGCGCAGCCTCATCGACCGGCTGTCGAATTCTACCAGCCATCCCTAGGACAGTTACGTGGTGAGTAGATACAAGGATGATCGGCGGTCGATTTGCTGGTTCAAGGCCACGAGATACAAGTCGGAGGTTACAAAAAGATGAATTGAAGAATGGTTTGGCGGAGCTACGGTTAAATGATAATTGCAAGGTCAAGAGTTATTGTACCCTGGATGTGAGAACTGACTCGATGAGCTTAGGTACCTTGAACATTTGGCCCCTTGCTAGTCACTAAAGATGCCGAGGTTCAGATCTGGGGGATTACAGACAGACCTTTAGTGGCCCCCTCTTCCCCAAGCTCTCCACAATCCTAGGTTCGTTCGGTTCCTCGGTTCATCTGACGcgcctacctaggtatctcTATCTTGTTTGTAATGAAACAGTGTTTCGTGCTTCGAGGCATGCCAAATAACAATTCACTATACGGATGTAATAATTCAAGCTTCCATTGTAAAACTCAAGGCCCGTTGGTCATTACCACTGTCCAAGGCCTAAAGCCTACCTCCTAGCTATGATCGTTCTACCACCACTCGCATGCCTTGGAGAATAATATCCATCTCATTAACAGACTACTGGCATGCACATATAATCAAGATTCCGCATAACAGGCTCCCACCGCGGACCAGCCGAAGCAGAATACCGCCGTTCAAGAAACAAGCATACGGTATATAAAAGAATAGTCCTTCCTGCTCGCTGATTTCCACCtcacccatccatccatatccGTCTCACTACCTCAACGCAAGACATGAAGGAATGCTCATGCCAAAAGGAAACAGACAAATGAAAATTAACAAAAGAAACCATGGTGACAAGCCCTCCAAGTAGCTTCCGGGTCCAAGGTGAAGAGAACAGAATATTCCGTGGTATCAGTATCCATAACGCCAAGCCCTCCGTCTGATGCGGTCGTAGTACATGGATCAATATGTGTCGAGATGTTTGTGGCTGAAAGTCGTATTGTCATTATAGATCATTTACCAGCCCTTCTTCCTCGCGAAGCGTTTGTTCAACAACGCCAGGACCTTTGGCACGTTGAACTGGACATATTCCAGGTCCAGGTCATCCTGATTGTCCTTTTGCATCTCaagcagatcatcaagcttgagatcCAATTCAAGGAGACCTCTATTGCGACCTATCTTCAAGTTAGCATGCTAGAGCGACAGGAGAATGAAAGTAGCTCACCCTTATAGTGCAATGAAATGACGAATGTTCCAGGTAGTGGACTGGTAAAGTTGAAGTATATGTTGGCCCGTCTGTTGTCGGGGACATTACTCTTCTGGATGAcgccctccttctcaagctgCTGGTGTGTGAACTTGTACGGACCAAGGACTTGCTGCTTCTGTTGCTTTCTCTTAGTACCCTCGCTCTGTGATCGAACGTTGTGCAGGTAGCTTTTGTAAGTCTCGAGTTGTCCGTTGAGATAGACATTATGATCACGGATCGTCTTGTAGACTTCTTGCAGCTTCTGGGTCTCAGTGATGACACCCTCTTTGAGTGATccgagatgttgaagctccTGCTCAACTTCGTCTCGAAGTAGGCTGAATTGATCGGCCTTGTCGATAACGCGCAATTCCTGAAGCTGGGATAACAGTTCCATGGCCCGGATACCTTTGCGAACCATTACTGCATCACTGCGATTTGTAGCTGCGGCATCAGCAATGCGTTCTAGTCGCAGTGGTCTTCTGGCTACCCCACTAGTTGCTGGAATCGATCGCATGACTTGTACGAAAATCGACTTGGCTTCCATGAAATAAACCTCTTCCTGCGTGATATCCAATGCTGCTGTCAGATCGCCAATAGCTGACTCCCATCTACTGAATAAAGGCAAGTTGATAACTCTGTTCTCTTTGCGCGGCAACTGAGGGGGCGATGATCCCAATTCCGACATAATGATAGCAAGATGCGAATTGTCATCCTTGCACAACTCGTCATGATGCTTGTCAAGCAACGAGTGCATGGCGTACACTTCATTGAGGGTGAtctcaagttcaagatcCTTCTTTGATAGGGCAACATAATTATCCATCTCGAGGCTCTCATAGAAATCCTGGACCTCGCAGAGATCGAGCATGAACTTATTGATTCTGTCCTTGTTCTGATGAATGAACGGCTGAAGCTTAGCCATGTACGGCTCCTTGGCGTAGGATGGCTTGTTCGCGAGGTTCTGAAGCATCTTGGCGATATATGTTAGAGTTCGTCTGGGTCGTTCGGCCGGGGTTCCGTCGATAAGCATGTAAGATTTCGGGGTAACGATCGCAGGGTTAATGAAgcgcaaaaagaagaatccaCCGATCAAGGTACAAATGACCTGGTCATTAGCATCTGGATATTTGCGCTTGGTTAAGCTCCTGATTTGTTTGCAAATCCATCGGATACCATAAGGCGCTTCCTCGAGGCCCTCAATAATGGTGGTCAAGAAGCCATTAGCAATCTCGGTCAACATAGTTAAGCGGGGCTCAATGATGGCCTGAACCTGAGGGTTCTCGGCGGCTTGTTCACCAGTGATTCCCTTGGGAAGATGGGGAGGCAGTTGGCCAGTATCCTCTTCGATCTGTTCAATCATTCGCTCGTAGACCTTGAGCGGGTTGATTTCCAGGTCAAGATCCTTCAGCTCGATCAAGCCATTGATTCTATCAGCAAGCACGGATTTGAGGAAACTTTGACCAGGACCTCTTCGGGTGTATGTAGTCATCATTCGAGAGACGGGAGTATTAGCGCGGAGCAAGGAGGAGTAGTCCGGTGTGTTGTCGAACTGATATGTCAAGACGGACTAGAGCATGTGAGACGTGTATCTCTTTTAAAAGCGTGGAAGCTTACCTGGAACATAGTGAGCAAGAGATGCTCTTCTCGACTTTCGTATTGGTTTCCGTAGATAGTAAACATGACAGTCTGGAGCAGCGAATCAATCTCAGACATCGAGACGAGCCTGCAGAGATGTGCAATGTGCCTAGGCTCAGATTGgagcagaaacaaaaggTTTCCGTATTTCTGAGTTTTGTCGTCGTTAGGGAAGACACCCTGCTGCATTTCAAGAGCATCTTCGAGATGGCTGGCAACTTCGTTTTGCTATAGCGCGAATCAGAACTCGTTCATTTCGACGTTGATTGGAGACGTACCTCTTCCAGGGCCATACGGTTTTGGATAAGCAACGCAATTCGGGAATCTAGATACCGCACATCTTTTTCCAAAACgaagttcttcttcgacTGTGATGAGATCTTAGACTTAAGATCACGCAGCGCCTTTTGTGCTGGAATGAGGTCAGTTGCTTATCCTCTTGAAATGCATATGTAGGCCTACCTTTGGCAAGCTCATCTTCAATCTGTAGATCTCCCTCGTTGGCAGAAATCGACATGTAGAGAGCTGACATCGAGTAGCGCTTCGACTGGCGCGCAGAGCGCGAGCCGTCGTAGGAAGACATGGTATTTTGGCGTGATATGGGCTggaaagaggaggaggaggccgTAGAAGCTCGAGATGGCGTTTGTAACATGATGGACATAGTGTGTTTACTGCAATTTATGATAACGAGGGTTCAGGCTTGTATGCCTCTAGACTCAGACAACAAGCAGCAATTGCGCAGGTGCCGAGCCAAAGGGCAGCGAGTCAGGTTATCCCAATTATGATGAGTCGAGGTCAAGCGTGGCAGCGAAAGCAACGACCAGTTCGAGGTGAATGACAAGCAGTGAGGCGTAGAGGGCGTTCAACGGTTTCGCGGTACAAAAGCGGAAAGTCGCAAAATAATGAAGATTGTATCAACGGAGGTATCGACGATGGTTATGAGGCGAGCACGGCGGTTGGAGGCGCGCAACAGCAATACGTTCGCTCAGAAAACAAAGGACAAGAAACAAGCTAAGATGGACAGATGGTAAGCGGCAACGGTAGCTCAATGGGAGCGACAGTATGTCGCGATGCGAAATTCTGAAAATCCTCGATCTCGCGAGGAGCGCAGGAGGCGttcaaggaagaaagaagtgCAAAATGAACAACAAAACGGCGGCAGGTTGATGGTGATAGCGAAAGTGGAGGTagcggtggtggtgttggtggtggacaAGGCAGAGGCAGGAAGGGGAAGGGGGGCCGTGGGTGATGGAATTGCACAGGCAAGGCAACCAAAAGCGAAGTACCTGAGCTAGAAGGGTACTTGAAGCAGAGTAGTTTAGATAGTGGACTGCAAGGTACCAGACATGGATCCTGGTGTATTTCCGGGCAGATTTATGCACGGCTGAGACGCGGACTTCAGGAGGGAGAGACGGCGCGTGGGACGGTCGGTGGATCGTTGGCGTTCGACGCTGCAGGGTCGTGCGTGCGTTGTGGGCTTGCACTTGTTTGTGTGTGTGGGGAGAATAGGAGGAATTAAAGCGAGCGCGAAACAAGCGGCGACGATGAATGAAATGATAATGGAGTGCTTTTGACAAGGGAAATGATCGACgctgaagaagaactggAAGAACAGAAGAATATATCCAGAAGAAAAGTGACAGGAACCTGATAAGTTTGTGTGACTCTAGAGAACCTGCCTACTAATGTACTGCACGTCCGAATGgaaaggaggccaaggagaagagaagggaagTACTACCAAAGGTACATAAGGTAGGAATCAGGGGCAACTAATGTCATGGAAGGCGGGCAGGAAACAAGACTGAGGTGGCAGACCAAGTGAaagaggagggagggagggcgAATCAGAGATTCCGAGCAGCTACGTGTGCAGTCCAGTACATTTTGATCGGTACCTGAACTGAGATGAGAGACCAATACTGGTagtggatggatggatatggatggatggatggatggatggtgatgatgatgcccaGTCAAGGCGAACTGGGTGGTATGGATGGGAATGGAATAACGTGGCCggtctactccgtaccacCGCTGGTGAGTGAGTATTAGGTACTGACCTACCTTACAGAGTTGGTGT is a genomic window containing:
- a CDS encoding probable RAS GTPase-activating protein sar1, yielding MSSYDGSRSARQSKRYSMSALYMSISANEGDLQIEDELAKAQKALRDLKSKISSQSKKNFVLEKDVRYLDSRIALLIQNRMALEEQNEVASHLEDALEMQQGVFPNDDKTQKYGNLLLVSMSEIDSLLQTVMFTIYGNQYESREEHLLLTMFQSVLTYQFDNTPDYSSLLRANTPVSRMMTTYTRRGPGQSFLKSVLADRINGLIELKDLDLEINPLKVYERMIEQIEEDTGQLPPHLPKGITGEQAAENPQVQAIIEPRLTMLTEIANGFLTTIIEGLEEAPYGIRWICKQIRSLTKRKYPDANDQVICTLIGGFFFLRFINPAIVTPKSYMLIDGTPAERPRRTLTYIAKMLQNLANKPSYAKEPYMAKLQPFIHQNKDRINKFMLDLCEVQDFYESLEMDNYVALSKKDLELEITLNEVYAMHSLLDKHHDELCKDDNSHLAIIMSELGSSPPQLPRKENRVINLPLFSRWESAIGDLTAALDITQEEVYFMEAKSIFVQVMRSIPATSGVARRPLRLERIADAAATNRSDAVMVRKGIRAMELLSQLQELRVIDKADQFSLLRDEVEQELQHLGSLKEGVITETQKLQEVYKTIRDHNVYLNGQLETYKSYLHNVRSQSEGTKRKQQKQQVLGPYKFTHQQLEKEGVIQKSNVPDNRRANIYFNFTSPLPGTFVISLHYKGRNRGLLELDLKLDDLLEMQKDNQDDLDLEYVQFNVPKVLALLNKRFARKKGW